The proteins below are encoded in one region of Methanobacterium aggregans:
- a CDS encoding DUF116 domain-containing protein — MAMYEFYQIFGQLVFLLGISVLALLSITLVLGKLLIKENRLVFPRLLLFTIDMFYGIFKRFSEIVGVDAKIVDQIGIEVRNKLNERIFHKIKPEEKILVLPHCLRHQDCEAKLGESGLVCQDCNRCVIGVLKNKAEEMGYGVYIIPGSTFLKNIVAKNNFKAFVGVACYQDLNLSMMKLSKFHCQGVPLLRDGCINTKVDVKAVLKMMGADIKNGSEKLSEGSPCSKNPSRKSL, encoded by the coding sequence ATGGCAATGTATGAATTTTACCAAATATTTGGGCAGTTAGTTTTCCTTCTTGGAATCTCAGTACTAGCTCTGCTCTCTATTACTCTTGTTCTTGGAAAACTTCTGATTAAGGAAAACAGGTTAGTCTTCCCAAGACTGCTCCTTTTTACCATAGACATGTTCTACGGCATATTCAAAAGGTTCTCTGAAATTGTGGGAGTTGATGCTAAGATAGTTGATCAGATCGGTATAGAAGTAAGGAACAAATTGAACGAAAGGATATTCCACAAAATAAAACCTGAAGAGAAGATCCTTGTACTTCCACACTGCCTCAGACATCAGGATTGTGAGGCCAAACTCGGAGAGTCTGGTTTAGTATGCCAGGACTGCAACCGCTGTGTTATAGGTGTTCTCAAGAACAAAGCTGAAGAAATGGGTTACGGTGTTTACATAATACCGGGATCTACGTTTTTAAAGAATATCGTTGCAAAGAACAATTTCAAGGCATTCGTAGGTGTTGCCTGTTACCAGGATCTGAACCTTTCCATGATGAAACTCTCGAAATTTCACTGCCAGGGAGTTCCACTTCTAAGGGATGGTTGTATTAACACAAAAGTTGATGTTAAAGCTGTGCTTAAAATGATGGGTGCAGATATTAAAAATGGGTCTGAAAAACTCTCAGAAGGAAGTCCATGCAGCAAAAATCCCAGCAGAAAATCACTTTAA
- a CDS encoding CPBP family intramembrane glutamic endopeptidase, with amino-acid sequence MGALWFGVQHSPNDLVVFQIFNGMSLIIVGMILLLYFKPSLKDLSLNWEDIKPKTRNLYILGISVLVAMALIPYTFAWETDVLVMGIVFGILTPAFEEFLFRGYIWNRIQGSGEMVNSGVITWFTVTLLFSIWHLGYIDVFLIHPMALTNIPMILLSKMIIGLVLGTIVGLLRLKTGKTYTSFIFHGFWNVFAP; translated from the coding sequence ATGGGCGCGTTATGGTTTGGAGTTCAACATTCCCCTAATGATCTAGTTGTTTTCCAGATATTCAATGGCATGAGCCTCATAATAGTGGGAATGATCCTTTTACTTTACTTCAAACCATCCCTCAAGGACTTGAGCCTTAACTGGGAGGATATTAAACCTAAAACCAGGAACCTGTACATATTAGGGATTTCTGTTCTGGTTGCAATGGCTTTGATTCCCTACACATTTGCATGGGAAACCGACGTCCTGGTGATGGGTATTGTATTCGGCATTTTAACCCCTGCATTTGAAGAATTCCTCTTCAGGGGCTACATCTGGAATCGTATTCAAGGGTCTGGGGAAATGGTCAACTCTGGAGTGATCACGTGGTTCACAGTCACTCTGCTCTTTAGCATATGGCATCTGGGTTACATCGATGTCTTCCTGATTCATCCAATGGCTTTGACGAATATACCCATGATATTATTATCTAAGATGATAATTGGATTAGTCTTAGGGACTATAGTTGGATTATTACGTCTAAAAACGGGTAAAACATATACATCATTCATTTTCCATGGATTTTGGAATGTATTCGCCCCTTAA
- a CDS encoding helix-turn-helix transcriptional regulator yields the protein MKNKLKVFRAMNDITQEGLAEKLGVTRQTIIAIEKDKYDPSLSLAFKMAMLFQVKIEDIFLYEDEK from the coding sequence ATGAAAAATAAACTGAAGGTTTTTCGTGCAATGAACGACATAACCCAGGAAGGACTTGCAGAAAAGCTGGGAGTAACCAGACAAACAATAATAGCAATAGAAAAGGATAAATACGACCCTTCACTGAGCTTAGCCTTTAAAATGGCCATGTTATTCCAGGTTAAAATAGAGGACATCTTCCTGTACGAAGACGAGAAATAA
- a CDS encoding DUF2178 domain-containing protein, with amino-acid sequence MEKKTYRYSRMIISTVVAVLVAVSVLLGNLLLAFITLLLGFLVSYFIKKNVYEITEDERTALVANKASRMAMLFFLTIITVLGVGLLTLKNSFPEFTQAGFTLADSACLLLLLYSGFYIYYNKKHG; translated from the coding sequence ATGGAGAAAAAAACCTACAGATACTCAAGAATGATTATAAGCACTGTTGTGGCTGTATTGGTTGCGGTGTCAGTTCTACTTGGAAACCTGCTCCTTGCATTCATAACATTGCTTTTGGGTTTTTTAGTATCTTACTTCATCAAAAAAAATGTTTATGAAATAACTGAGGACGAAAGAACAGCCCTTGTGGCTAACAAAGCTTCCAGAATGGCGATGCTTTTCTTCCTGACCATAATAACAGTTTTAGGGGTTGGACTTTTGACACTTAAGAACAGTTTTCCTGAATTCACCCAGGCAGGATTCACCTTAGCTGACTCTGCATGTCTTTTACTCCTCTTGTACAGTGGATTTTACATTTACTACAATAAAAAACATGGATAG
- a CDS encoding DUF2178 domain-containing protein has protein sequence MNLKKMGKILITFSLFTTGLWIVGLLMGNIILIGLAILCMVGMAPVLYIHRNDLEEMFKMGNGVREDERTQLINDKAANMTLGVVIAVTMWIAIVLITLRASFPQYMQIGYTLFAVSAFTFVIYVVAYTYYRRKY, from the coding sequence ATGAATCTGAAAAAAATGGGAAAAATATTGATAACGTTCTCGCTCTTCACAACGGGACTATGGATAGTTGGCCTTTTAATGGGAAACATCATCCTAATTGGGCTGGCAATACTGTGCATGGTTGGAATGGCCCCGGTTCTCTACATCCACAGGAATGATCTGGAAGAGATGTTTAAGATGGGGAATGGTGTTCGTGAAGATGAAAGAACCCAGCTGATAAATGACAAAGCCGCAAATATGACTCTTGGAGTAGTAATTGCAGTTACAATGTGGATTGCAATAGTTCTGATTACATTAAGGGCCAGTTTTCCTCAATACATGCAGATAGGCTACACCCTCTTTGCTGTGAGTGCCTTCACCTTTGTAATATACGTTGTAGCCTACACATACTACCGTAGAAAATATTAA
- a CDS encoding flavodoxin family protein: protein MAKVLLICASPRKNGNTSQVLSECAAVIEENGLETETVHLKGEKIESCRACGRCARIHKCKIEDGLNEIIDKVRDSEGFIVGSPVYFGTARGDLMAALQRIGYVSMNSNHFLSWKVGGPIAVARRGGQTSTIQELLMFYLINDMIVPGSTYWNMVFGLEKGEALEDEEGIRTIKRFGENVANLIKKIN, encoded by the coding sequence ATGGCAAAAGTTCTTTTAATATGTGCAAGTCCTCGTAAAAATGGTAACACATCCCAAGTTCTGTCTGAATGTGCAGCTGTGATTGAAGAAAATGGATTGGAAACTGAAACAGTGCATCTGAAGGGTGAGAAGATTGAATCTTGCAGGGCATGTGGAAGATGTGCCAGAATACACAAGTGCAAGATAGAGGACGGCCTGAACGAGATCATAGATAAGGTTAGGGATTCTGAGGGTTTTATAGTGGGTAGCCCAGTTTACTTCGGAACGGCCCGCGGCGATCTCATGGCAGCACTCCAGCGTATCGGCTACGTTTCAATGAACAGCAACCATTTCCTCTCATGGAAGGTGGGTGGGCCAATAGCAGTTGCAAGGCGCGGTGGCCAGACAAGCACGATTCAGGAACTCCTCATGTTCTACCTCATAAACGACATGATAGTGCCAGGATCAACCTACTGGAACATGGTCTTTGGACTGGAAAAGGGAGAAGCCCTTGAGGATGAGGAAGGAATCAGAACCATTAAAAGATTTGGAGAAAACGTTGCAAATCTCATAAAGAAAATAAACTGA
- a CDS encoding class I SAM-dependent DNA methyltransferase, with translation MGAEDLYKKFAGYYDRIYENVDYAGESEFIKWAIENHKESDGNKILDVACGTGTHASILAENFQVLGVDINKNMLKIAHKKVPEVRFIHGDMKELDLGDKFDAVICMFSAIHYNTSYFELENTLKNFYNHLNDGGVVIFDFGLNKENWIEGLVSMDTVVEDDLKLARICQSHLEGTVFNANFLFLVKEKGKLDFDIDQHQLGVFEMEKALEIMTKTGFETSIYADFSKKEWEITEGERPVFVGVKQSKSPESC, from the coding sequence ATGGGTGCAGAGGATTTGTACAAGAAATTTGCAGGGTACTACGATAGGATCTATGAAAATGTGGACTACGCAGGAGAATCAGAATTCATTAAGTGGGCCATTGAAAACCATAAAGAAAGTGATGGAAACAAAATTCTGGATGTTGCCTGCGGGACAGGTACACATGCATCCATACTTGCTGAAAACTTCCAAGTGCTTGGAGTTGATATAAATAAAAACATGCTGAAGATAGCCCATAAAAAGGTTCCAGAAGTCCGATTTATTCATGGGGATATGAAGGAACTGGACCTTGGAGATAAGTTCGATGCAGTTATCTGCATGTTCTCTGCAATCCACTACAACACCAGCTACTTCGAGCTTGAAAACACCCTGAAAAACTTTTACAACCACCTAAATGACGGAGGAGTGGTTATATTCGATTTTGGACTTAACAAGGAAAACTGGATTGAGGGACTTGTCAGTATGGACACAGTTGTTGAAGATGACCTTAAACTTGCAAGGATATGTCAGTCACACCTTGAAGGTACAGTATTCAATGCGAACTTCCTTTTCCTTGTTAAAGAAAAGGGAAAACTGGACTTCGATATAGACCAGCACCAGTTAGGTGTTTTTGAGATGGAGAAGGCCCTGGAAATCATGACCAAAACAGGATTTGAAACTAGTATATACGCTGATTTTTCCAAAAAGGAATGGGAGATTACAGAGGGTGAAAGACCCGTCTTTGTAGGTGTTAAACAATCCAAATCCCCAGAAAGTTGTTAA
- a CDS encoding NifB/NifX family molybdenum-iron cluster-binding protein: MRIAVAASDDEKYAAHFGRAQKFLIYNFNEKNIEFVETRESAKLPGEKHQWKKSLDVVEDCDVVICVQIGINAKPGLKRMGKTVVEDEGTVEEVLERFHKHQIFMSKPLKF; this comes from the coding sequence ATGAGGATAGCTGTTGCTGCATCAGACGATGAAAAATACGCTGCACATTTTGGCAGGGCACAGAAGTTTTTGATATACAATTTTAACGAAAAAAACATTGAATTTGTTGAAACACGAGAATCTGCAAAGCTTCCTGGAGAAAAACACCAGTGGAAAAAATCTTTGGATGTTGTGGAGGATTGTGATGTTGTTATATGTGTTCAGATCGGTATTAATGCCAAACCAGGACTCAAAAGGATGGGTAAAACTGTAGTTGAGGATGAGGGAACTGTTGAAGAGGTTCTTGAAAGGTTCCACAAACACCAGATATTCATGAGCAAACCCCTTAAATTCTAA
- a CDS encoding flavodoxin family protein, translated as MKTAVIYYSSHHGNTKKIAEKLSEALEGKLFEYTDVDKYNTVDYNLIGFGSGIYHGKPAKEFLEFLEELPDVKNIKAFVFTTSGKGTDNYNNILKEELEAKGFEVVGEFSCKAFDTWGPLKIIGGKNKGKPNEEDFKRTEEFAKNLKERLNSS; from the coding sequence ATGAAAACAGCAGTAATATATTATTCATCACATCATGGAAACACCAAAAAGATTGCAGAAAAGTTATCTGAGGCTCTTGAAGGTAAATTATTTGAATACACTGATGTGGATAAATACAACACTGTGGACTACAATTTAATTGGATTTGGGTCTGGAATTTACCATGGAAAACCTGCAAAGGAGTTTTTAGAATTTCTGGAAGAACTTCCAGATGTTAAAAATATAAAGGCCTTCGTGTTCACAACAAGTGGAAAGGGAACAGATAATTACAACAACATCCTAAAGGAAGAACTGGAAGCAAAGGGTTTTGAGGTTGTTGGGGAATTTTCATGCAAGGCCTTCGACACATGGGGTCCTTTGAAGATCATAGGTGGTAAAAACAAGGGAAAACCCAATGAAGAAGACTTTAAAAGGACAGAAGAATTTGCAAAAAACCTTAAAGAACGTTTGAATTCATCTTGA
- a CDS encoding 30S ribosomal protein S3ae codes for MAKARRRRVRDTWKEKQWYKIMTPKEFGDIEIGSTPSRDPDLLLKRSVEATMRELAGDFSKQYVKLSFQVNNVAGDIANTEFTGHQVTTDYVRSMIRRGTSRIDAITNVTTKDGKTLKVHVIAITIKRAKSSQQKFIRETMEKLIQNAAVDRSFPEFIEGVVSGKVASHIYHESKKIYPLKRVEILKTRVIE; via the coding sequence ATGGCTAAAGCAAGACGTCGAAGAGTACGAGATACATGGAAAGAAAAACAATGGTATAAGATAATGACTCCTAAAGAATTTGGAGACATTGAAATTGGTTCAACCCCTTCAAGGGACCCAGATCTGCTCCTTAAGAGGAGTGTTGAGGCAACCATGAGGGAGCTTGCAGGTGACTTCAGCAAGCAGTACGTGAAACTGTCATTCCAGGTGAACAACGTTGCAGGAGACATAGCAAACACAGAGTTTACTGGGCATCAGGTTACAACTGACTACGTCAGAAGTATGATACGCAGGGGAACAAGCAGGATAGATGCAATAACAAATGTCACAACCAAGGACGGAAAGACTTTAAAGGTCCATGTCATAGCAATAACCATTAAAAGGGCTAAATCATCCCAACAGAAATTCATAAGGGAAACCATGGAAAAACTGATCCAGAATGCAGCTGTAGACAGATCCTTCCCTGAATTCATTGAAGGAGTGGTATCTGGTAAAGTAGCATCCCACATTTACCACGAGTCAAAGAAGATTTACCCATTGAAACGTGTTGAAATCCTTAAAACCAGGGTAATTGAATAA
- a CDS encoding TIGR00297 family protein, giving the protein MINLEYVVLILVVGLVTYVRKALDLFGSIFMVIMGIIIIFTAGTNWLILIFIFLLLGLLFTKYKHSYKKEIGVYEGTRSLKNVISNGIVAFVMAAFGNYAGFIGSIATATADTMASEVGVVEKNARLITTLKKVPAGTDGGITVRGTAAGIMGAGIIGVSAYLLGIYPNIFQTLKIAIIAGTAGCFVDSILGAVFERRKYLSNEYVNLIATITGAALGILMV; this is encoded by the coding sequence ATGATAAATCTTGAATATGTGGTCCTGATTTTGGTCGTAGGGCTTGTAACGTATGTTAGAAAAGCTCTTGATCTATTCGGATCCATTTTCATGGTTATCATGGGCATAATTATTATTTTTACCGCCGGTACAAACTGGCTTATTTTAATATTCATATTCCTGCTTTTAGGACTTTTATTCACCAAATACAAGCACAGCTACAAAAAGGAAATAGGCGTTTATGAAGGTACCAGAAGCCTTAAAAACGTTATATCCAATGGCATAGTGGCCTTTGTAATGGCTGCATTTGGGAACTACGCAGGATTTATAGGTTCAATTGCAACAGCAACAGCCGATACAATGGCAAGTGAAGTTGGAGTGGTTGAAAAGAATGCACGACTTATAACCACCCTTAAAAAGGTTCCAGCAGGAACAGACGGTGGAATAACAGTTCGTGGAACTGCAGCTGGAATAATGGGTGCTGGAATAATAGGAGTTTCTGCATACCTACTTGGAATTTACCCCAACATATTTCAAACATTGAAAATAGCAATAATAGCAGGTACAGCTGGATGTTTCGTTGACAGCATCCTTGGAGCTGTATTTGAAAGGAGAAAATATCTCTCCAATGAATACGTTAATCTTATAGCTACCATAACTGGAGCAGCATTAGGTATCCTCATGGTTTAG
- a CDS encoding 2,3-bisphosphoglycerate-independent phosphoglycerate mutase: MKGIIMIMDGMADRPIKELEYRTPLETAKTPNMDKMAKMGICGLMDPIKPGIRAGSDTSHISILGYDPYTVYTGRGPFEAAGVGVDVLPGDIAFRCNFSTADENGIITDRRAGRIREGTDKIAETINSMELDDNVEVIFKESTGHRAVLVLRGEGLSDKISDADPKHEGKPPKEVIPLENTTESRKTADVLNKFIKKSYDLLRDHPVNLQRIEDGENPANIIIPRGAGAVPHVQPFGDKYGLKPVCIAETGLIKGIGKIAGMDLIDIEGATGGIDTNLENIRDGILETTTKDYDFFLINVDGADEAGHDGQMEEKVKFIEKADSIIGEIMKLEDVYFILTADHSTPISVMDHTGDPVPIVIKGPEVRVDDVEEFNERSVTQGGLCRIRGNNVMDILMDLMNRSTKFGA, encoded by the coding sequence GTGAAAGGAATCATAATGATAATGGATGGGATGGCAGACCGTCCCATAAAAGAGCTTGAATACAGAACACCCCTTGAAACAGCAAAAACCCCAAACATGGATAAAATGGCCAAAATGGGAATATGTGGATTGATGGACCCTATAAAACCCGGTATAAGGGCGGGAAGTGACACATCCCACATATCCATACTTGGATACGATCCTTACACTGTTTACACTGGCAGAGGACCATTTGAAGCTGCAGGAGTTGGAGTGGATGTTCTTCCAGGGGATATAGCATTCAGGTGCAACTTCTCAACTGCAGATGAAAATGGTATAATCACAGACAGGCGTGCAGGAAGAATAAGGGAAGGAACAGATAAAATAGCAGAAACTATAAACTCCATGGAACTCGATGATAACGTTGAAGTCATATTCAAGGAATCAACCGGTCACAGAGCTGTTCTTGTACTGAGGGGTGAAGGATTATCTGATAAAATTTCAGATGCAGACCCTAAACATGAAGGTAAACCCCCAAAAGAGGTTATTCCCCTTGAAAACACCACTGAATCCCGTAAAACTGCGGATGTGTTGAACAAGTTCATAAAGAAATCCTACGATCTCCTGAGGGATCATCCTGTGAACCTCCAGAGAATTGAAGATGGAGAGAACCCTGCAAACATAATCATACCCAGAGGTGCAGGTGCAGTACCACACGTACAACCCTTTGGTGATAAGTACGGGTTAAAACCGGTTTGTATAGCAGAAACCGGACTTATAAAGGGTATTGGAAAGATAGCAGGTATGGATCTCATTGATATTGAAGGTGCCACAGGTGGTATCGACACCAACCTTGAAAACATCCGGGATGGCATACTTGAAACTACCACAAAGGACTACGATTTCTTCCTTATTAACGTGGACGGTGCAGATGAAGCTGGACATGACGGCCAAATGGAAGAGAAGGTTAAATTCATTGAAAAAGCTGATTCTATTATTGGAGAGATCATGAAGCTTGAAGATGTTTACTTCATTTTAACAGCGGATCATTCAACCCCAATATCAGTTATGGATCACACTGGAGACCCTGTTCCCATCGTTATCAAGGGTCCTGAAGTAAGGGTTGATGATGTGGAAGAGTTCAACGAAAGATCCGTAACCCAAGGGGGATTATGCAGAATAAGGGGAAACAATGTCATGGATATTCTCATGGACCTTATGAACAGATCCACCAAATTTGGAGCATGA
- the glmM gene encoding phosphoglucosamine mutase produces MASNIQEQMIPKLFGTSGIRGKLGENITLELAVDVGMAVSTYIGGKGCKVVIGYDTRTSNEMIESAVVAGLLQGGCDVLRLHMVPTPLVGYAAMKLGANAGVMITASHNPPEYNGIKLWNPDGMAYKQDQEREIETIIHEKSFKKASWEDVGKIVDISYITEEYIKDILDHVDIKPGIKVVVDCANGAASHLSPLILRKAGCSVVTLNSQPDGFFPGRMPEPSAQNLQELMKVVKATGADIGIAHDGDADRMIAVDEQGRISDFDKLLALICYEMGGKVVTTVDASICTDRCIEKVGGEVIRTKVGDVHVAEAVEAENASFGGEPSGTWIHPDFCMCPDGILSALRIIEIVQKHGALSELLDSVPSYPTIRDKVNCDNTQKGIIMGSVETELSNLFSDVHDVNRIDGVRISMNDGSWVLVRPSGTESYIRITLEAVDEARAISIRDKCREFIGEFL; encoded by the coding sequence ATGGCTTCAAATATCCAGGAACAGATGATCCCAAAACTCTTTGGAACATCAGGCATAAGGGGTAAACTCGGCGAAAATATAACCCTTGAGCTTGCAGTAGATGTTGGAATGGCAGTTTCCACCTACATTGGTGGGAAAGGATGTAAAGTTGTAATTGGTTATGACACACGAACATCCAATGAAATGATTGAAAGTGCAGTTGTTGCAGGACTTCTTCAGGGAGGTTGTGATGTACTGCGCCTTCACATGGTACCAACACCCCTCGTTGGATATGCTGCAATGAAACTGGGTGCAAATGCTGGTGTGATGATAACTGCTTCCCACAATCCACCAGAGTACAATGGAATAAAGCTCTGGAACCCTGACGGCATGGCCTACAAACAGGATCAGGAAAGGGAAATAGAAACAATAATCCATGAAAAAAGCTTTAAAAAAGCTTCATGGGAAGATGTCGGTAAGATCGTAGATATATCCTACATAACAGAGGAATATATAAAGGATATACTGGATCACGTTGACATAAAACCTGGTATCAAGGTTGTTGTGGACTGTGCAAATGGTGCAGCATCCCATCTTTCACCACTAATTCTCAGAAAGGCAGGCTGCTCCGTTGTAACCTTAAATTCACAGCCCGACGGATTTTTCCCAGGTAGAATGCCTGAACCTTCAGCCCAGAATCTCCAGGAACTTATGAAGGTTGTTAAAGCCACAGGTGCAGATATTGGAATTGCACACGATGGTGATGCAGACCGAATGATCGCTGTGGACGAACAGGGACGTATATCTGACTTTGACAAGTTGCTGGCCTTAATATGCTATGAAATGGGAGGTAAGGTTGTTACAACTGTTGATGCATCCATATGCACAGATCGCTGCATAGAAAAGGTTGGTGGAGAAGTTATAAGAACTAAGGTGGGTGATGTTCATGTTGCAGAGGCTGTTGAAGCCGAAAATGCATCATTTGGAGGAGAACCTTCAGGTACGTGGATCCACCCTGACTTCTGCATGTGCCCTGACGGAATACTGTCGGCACTGCGAATCATAGAGATCGTTCAAAAACACGGTGCCCTTTCAGAGCTTCTTGACTCAGTTCCAAGTTACCCCACCATCAGGGATAAGGTGAACTGTGACAACACCCAAAAAGGCATCATTATGGGCAGTGTGGAAACTGAACTCTCAAATCTCTTCAGTGATGTCCATGATGTAAATCGTATAGACGGTGTGAGAATTTCAATGAACGATGGAAGCTGGGTTCTTGTAAGACCCTCAGGTACAGAATCTTACATCAGGATCACCCTTGAGGCAGTTGATGAAGCCAGAGCCATATCAATCAGGGATAAATGCAGGGAATTTATAGGAGAGTTTTTATGA
- the glmU gene encoding bifunctional sugar-1-phosphate nucleotidylyltransferase/acetyltransferase, with the protein MKAILLTAGEGTRMRPLTITRPKTMLKVGGKPILQYNVEALKDAGVDEVSMVVGYHEDVIRNHFGDGSKLGIKINYITQKERLGTAHAIGQASKSFEEEFLVLNGDILVEPKLLRDLIERYNMGDADSILALTEVDDPSSFGVVELDGDIITRIVEKPSPGEAPSNLINAGIYLFSQDIFQAIEKTGKSKRGEYEITDSLEIQMSQKKRVVGLKSNYKWVDIGRPWELLDANQHFLEDLETHIEGEVEEGATLHGPVFLGKGSIIRAGSYIMGPVYIGENCDIGPNNYLRKHTCICDNVSVGNAVEIKNSIIMDGTNVNHLSYVGDSIIGADCNVAAGTNIANLRFDDGHVKIMVKGNKVDSGRRKFGVVFGDGVKTGINSSFNPGVKVGVNSRIGSGAIIYSDVGSNKIVLPRQEHDVLEYRE; encoded by the coding sequence ATGAAGGCAATTCTACTCACAGCAGGGGAAGGCACAAGGATGCGGCCCCTCACCATCACAAGGCCTAAAACCATGCTGAAAGTTGGTGGAAAACCCATACTCCAGTACAATGTAGAGGCATTAAAGGATGCTGGCGTGGATGAGGTGAGCATGGTTGTTGGGTACCATGAAGATGTGATAAGAAACCATTTTGGAGACGGATCCAAACTTGGAATTAAAATAAACTACATAACCCAAAAAGAAAGACTCGGAACAGCCCATGCAATAGGGCAGGCATCAAAAAGCTTTGAAGAAGAGTTTTTAGTCCTGAATGGAGATATACTGGTTGAACCAAAACTTTTAAGAGATTTGATAGAACGCTACAACATGGGTGATGCAGATTCCATCCTCGCCTTAACAGAGGTTGATGATCCATCATCATTTGGAGTTGTTGAACTTGATGGTGATATCATAACCAGAATAGTTGAAAAACCATCCCCTGGAGAGGCACCAAGTAATCTGATAAATGCTGGAATATACCTCTTCAGCCAGGACATCTTCCAGGCCATAGAAAAAACAGGAAAATCCAAGAGGGGAGAGTACGAAATAACAGACTCCCTTGAAATCCAGATGTCCCAGAAAAAGAGGGTTGTGGGACTTAAATCCAACTACAAATGGGTGGATATTGGAAGGCCATGGGAACTTCTGGATGCAAATCAGCACTTTTTAGAGGATCTTGAAACCCATATCGAAGGGGAGGTTGAAGAGGGGGCTACTTTACACGGACCAGTGTTCCTTGGAAAGGGAAGCATCATACGGGCAGGAAGCTACATCATGGGACCTGTCTACATTGGTGAAAACTGTGATATCGGCCCAAACAACTACCTGAGAAAACACACGTGTATCTGTGACAATGTGAGCGTTGGAAATGCTGTTGAAATTAAAAATTCCATTATAATGGACGGCACCAATGTTAACCATCTTTCATATGTTGGGGATTCCATCATAGGAGCAGACTGCAATGTTGCAGCCGGTACAAACATTGCAAATCTCAGATTTGATGATGGACACGTTAAGATAATGGTTAAAGGAAATAAAGTTGACTCTGGAAGACGTAAATTTGGAGTTGTCTTTGGAGATGGTGTTAAAACAGGTATAAACTCCAGCTTCAACCCAGGAGTTAAGGTTGGTGTTAACTCCCGCATAGGATCAGGAGCAATTATCTACAGTGATGTGGGCTCAAACAAGATAGTTCTACCACGCCAGGAACATGACGTTCTTGAGTACAGGGAATAA
- a CDS encoding gamma carbonic anhydrase family protein — MEMIHTSVKIFEGAIITKNVEIDEKSSVWFNAVLRGDIEPIKIGKSSNIQDNCVLHSSKDHPLEVGDFVSVGHSAVLHGCNVEENSLIGMNATVLNGAVIHKNSIVGAGALVTEGREFPEGSLILGVPAKAVRKLQKEEIDEIKDNAMRYVEMADSSFYD; from the coding sequence ATGGAAATGATTCATACAAGTGTTAAAATATTTGAAGGTGCAATAATAACCAAAAACGTTGAAATAGATGAAAAATCATCAGTATGGTTCAACGCAGTTCTCAGAGGAGACATAGAACCAATAAAAATTGGAAAATCTTCCAATATCCAGGACAACTGTGTACTTCACTCCTCCAAGGATCATCCCCTTGAAGTTGGAGACTTCGTTTCTGTGGGACATTCAGCTGTACTACACGGATGTAATGTTGAAGAAAATTCTCTCATAGGTATGAACGCCACAGTACTCAACGGCGCAGTTATCCATAAAAACAGTATTGTGGGAGCAGGCGCTCTGGTTACAGAGGGTCGTGAATTTCCTGAAGGCAGTTTGATACTGGGAGTACCTGCAAAGGCTGTTCGAAAGCTTCAAAAAGAGGAAATAGATGAAATTAAGGATAATGCTATGAGATACGTTGAAATGGCAGATTCCTCATTCTATGATTGA